The DNA sequence cctacctggaatcattgggcgcaaggcaggaatacaccctggagggggcgccagtccttcacagggcaacacacacactcacacctacacacactttggagtcgccaatccacctatcaacgtgtgtttttggactgtgggaggaaaccggagcacccggagaaaacccacgcagacacagggaaaacacttcctttttttagtttattttatttttaatttctataAATATATTGTGGGGTGGGTTCACAATACAGAAAGTTTAAGAGGCACTGCTCTGAATATTTGAATTCTTTTATGAATATACtttacacaataaaaatatctttaaccctttaaagcctgacacatgaaataataacacaataaaCTGATTTCTtttgaaaatcacacattattcattcattcattcattgtctgtaacccttatccagttcagggtcgcggtgtgtctagagcctacctggaatcattgggcacaaggcaggaatacaccctggagggggcgccagtccttcacagggcaaatcaCACATTATGTGGCTCTTTAACTAAAAATCaaaatgttgttaatttatAGATTTTGGATCATATTTATTTCTCTCATAATCATATTTTAGATCTATACCAAAATTTATTTGTTCTTTAATTGGTCTTTCATTTAGTTCACTGCATCAATTAAAACAGTTCTTTACAATTTATTCTTAATTTTGATTAACTTCAATTAAACAATTGATATCAAAtgattgtctctgttcttcagaaaTGATCAGGAAAACGTAACCCTGAGCCgatgagaaacactgctccagaggtccTTGACCTATGAGTTCTTCTCTCTGgcctttttacatttcatatactgCCTGGTTATAAAAACACCAGAACCACAAATGCTCTATTTTGTTGATCTGCACAACCATTGAtaatggtttggtaaatgcatggaaatgcttccacttcattcacagttcgGTAGAGACCTCAGAACACTCGCCCCAAAAGGATGGAAGTTTGCTTCGGTGTTTCTCTTCATTAGATAATGAAAGAGCCACCTCTAAAGATCAAGTATCATATTTGATATGTTTGGCTTTATAGGGTTAAAACATATCTGTACACCTAACATTAAAAGATTTACAGTTGAAAATAGTTACTATCTGCatggacatgtgtgtgtgtgtgtgtgtgtgagtgaaggccCTTAAAGCCCTGCTTCACCTCTTCTGGAGTTTGACAGGGCTTTGGTACCAACCCTGTGGATGATGGTAATATTGAACACAGCTTTCATTGCTGGCTCATCAAAGCAGGGAAATACTTTCCTTGCGTCCGTGGGCTGCATCTGGCTTGCGACAAGGAATCTGTCGAGAAAGGTATTTataaaaaacactaaacaagcagacactcaaaaacacacagaggaaatCCAGACATTCCAGAGAATAATTATATGTCACATCAGTCTTCTTACTATCACCCGGCATCCAGAGTAACTGTTCCGCTGTTTAGATCGACTTCTAAACAGCGCCAGTGAGATAAAGTCCAAGGGAAAAGGTGAAAAGACAAGCTACTAAACTGGTGAGGGTCTTGGTGGGGAGGGGGCtctttttataataaacatttttcagtGGAGAACATAAATAAAAGTTGGCCTTGGGTAATCTGATATTTGccgggaatgtgtgtgtgtttctgagctcTGTTCCTGAACTGTTGCCCCAAAGAGACATGAATGGAACTGCAGGAATTCTTGCAGTGAATTAACTTTCAGAGAAATGATTATGTAATTTATTTCCATCTCCTCACTTCAACAGTGTTTTAGACTTCATCTGAAATGCTGCTCATAACAGAGCTTGTTTCTAATGGGCATGCAGGCACGCTCGATACACAGGTCCCCATACAAGCCGTGCAACGTTAAAAACAACATCAGATCCTTACCTGTCCTTGTCTTCCTTATCTGTATTCTCTGTGTACTGGCTCATGTAAAGACCAGCCAAATCGTCAAAGAGTTGTCCTTCGAATTCAGTGAAGAGATTATAATAGCTCCCGTTCCCCATCAACACATCCTTCAGCTGGATCTCGAAAAAGTTGGACTCACTTTGGTGCACTTGGTACTTCTCCACTTGTAGATTCTTTCCAGTGGAAGAGTGAGTCACAACCACGTTGGAGATGTTGAGATCCAGGGCGTGAAGGAAGATACTCCTGGTGTTTTTAACACACTTAAACCTCACAGTGGAGTTCCCTCTGAAAACATAGTCCTGCTCTGTGGCGTTGGGCACCTTGACATAAAGGTACGGCTGGAGGACGACCTCGTAGCTCTCCGGGATCAAACTGTTAGGAAGCCTTAGATTTGGCGGAGGTCCTGTAGGAATCGGTGTGGTGGCAAACACCATCGGTGGGCGTACAGGTGGTTTTTCGTTTGTCTGTATCTGGTACAGGACCACCATTAAGACAATGGCACCAACCGCACAGACGGTGAGGACCACGGTGGCGATTGCCAGTCCTTTGGAGATGTACACTCCCTTTGCCATGTCTGTCGTCTCTGAGAAACCCTGCGTAGTGACTGTGAGCTATGTATGGGACCTGTGTCCCTTTAGTAGACTCTGAACCTTCTCATAAATCCAGGAAATGTACACAGCTGAAAGCATGAAAGCACCACCTTCCATGGGATTACACATTAACCAGCAAAGGATGATCAAGGATACAAGTTTGTTGGAATCTAATCTACCTAATCCATCGCCCAATTGCTCTCACCTTAGACCACCAGTGCAGGGCCAGAGGAAGCTCCACTGGAGCTTTACTTTCCAAACATGATCAAGCTTCTAAAATATGCTGCTTAGAAAAAGAGTCACCTTAACTGTGTTGGAAGCACTACCAAGAGAAACAAGAGATGTCTCCATGTGAGGCTGACCTGGACTCCATCCTGTGTCCTGCTTCATAAAGTTATAAAGTTCAAGTCTTGAGAGATGAGGGATCTCTCAAGAGTGGTCCTGGTTTCCGAGACCATGCCGGTGGCCACAAACTAAGTTCTGTTCTTAAGCGCAGGTTTAACACCAGAGACGGCACCAAATCCCAGTGTTCCACCACTGCGTACCTTCTACACATGCAAAGAAAATTAGTAGCATGTGTTTCACTGAGGGGAGTGTGAGGGGAGGAGAGTTTAGCTCTGGTTTCCCCTCCCTGCACTGCATGTTCTTAACTTTttacagagaagagagagagaaaatagaaaagaaaGCCAGGTCCTGATGAATAAAACACATGCAGGACCATACAAATGATTTGTGCTTAAATGAAATGTGTATTATACAAGAAGATGGAGAATTTTCAAAAGCCTTACACCTTAAAAACAAAAGCACTCCAGAGACACCACTACCACAGACGACCAGGCGCAAACAAATATCTGGTGTCACAGAATCAAGACCTGAGATTACATGTGAAATCTGAGATTGCTGGaagatatttatatttttatgattcAAGAACAAAGTTTAACCTGAAACTGTACTTTGATCACTTGGGAAGAACGCTTCCTGGTGGTTATTGTAAATCCAATCTGGGATTACAGAACAAAGTAATAAATGTAGGATTACACAATAAATATGTATTACTTATACAAACAACAGCGCAGCTGCTGAAGTGCCTCATTACCCAGTGCTAACCAGGTGTTTGAGATCAGACAGAAATCTCAGCCAGACATCTGTCGTCAAAGCTGTTTCAGTCCTACACCATAAGAGGcctgtacaggtacatttttGTTCAGTAAATGTAAAGATCattttaaatgtacctttaaagtaaCAGCAAATGTCTTTAATGCTGCTTGTGTACTTTGGATTGTGCACCACAGGGACAGTGAGACGTACCACCACAGCGACGGTGAGAGGTACCACCACAGCGACAGTGAGAGGTACCACCACAGGGACAGTGAGAGGTACCACCACAGCGACGGTGAGAGGTACCACCACAGCCACAGTGAGAGGTATCACCACAGCGACAGTGAGAGGTATCACCACAGCGACAGTGAGAGGTACCACCACAGCGACAGTGAGAGGTATCACCACAGCGACAGTGagaggtaccaccacagagacagtgagaggtatcaccacagagacagttagaggtaccaccacagagacagtgagaggtaTCACCACAGCGACAGTGagaggtaccaccacagagacagtgagaggtatcaccacagagacagtgagaggtaCCACCACAGCGACAGTGAGagataccaccacagagacagtgacAGGTACCatcacagagacagtgagaactATCACCACAGCAACAGTGagaggtaccaccacagagacagtgagaggtaccaccacagagagagtgagaggtaccaccacagcgacagtgagaggtaccaccacagagacagtgagaggtaCCACCACAGCAACAGTGagaggtaccaccacagagacagtgagaggtaTCACCACAGCGACAGTGAGAGGTACCACCACAGCGACAGTGagaggtaccaccacagagacagtgagaggtaccaccacagagagagtgagaggtaccaccacagagacagtgagaggtaccaccacagagagagtgagaggtaccaccacagagacagtgagaggtaTCACCACAGCGACAGTGAGAGGTACCACCACAGCGACAGTGAGAGGTACCACCACAGCGACAGTGAGAGGTATCACCACAGCGACAGTGAGAGCTATCACCACAGCGACAGTGACAGGTACCACTACAGAGACAGTGACAGGTATCATCACAGCGACAGTGAGAGCTATCACCACAGCGACAGTGACAGGTACCActacagagacagtgagaggtaTCACCACAGCGACAGTGAGAGCTATCACCACAGCGACAGTGAGAGCTATCACCACAGCGACAGAGAcaggtaccaccacagaaacAGTGACAGGTACCActacagagacagtgagaggtaccaccacagagacagtgagaggtaCCACCACAGCGACAGTGAGAGGTATCACCACAGCGACAGTGAGAGGTATCATCACAGCGACAGTGAGAGCTATCACCACAGCGACAGTGacaggtaccaccacagagacagtgagagctATCACCACAGCGACAGTGAGAGCTATCACCACAGCGACAGTGAcaggtaccaccacagaaacAGTGACAGGTACCActacagagacagtgagaggtaccaccacagagacagtgagaggtaCCACCACAGCGACAGTGAGAGGTATCACCACAGCGACAGTGAGAGGTATCATCACAGCGACAGTGAGAGCTATCACCACAGCGACAGTGacaggtaccaccacagagacagtgagagctATCACCACAGCGACAGTGAGAGCTATCACCACAGCGACAGTGAcaggtaccaccacagaaacAGTGACAGGTACCActacagagacagtgagaggtaccaccacagagacagtgagaggtaCCACCACAGCGACAGTGAGAGGTATCACCACAGCGACAGTGAGAGGTATCATCACAGCGACAGTGAGAGCTATCACCACAGCGACAGTGacaggtaccaccacagagacagtgagaggtaccaccacagagacagtgagaggtaCCATCACAGCAACAGTGAGAGCTATCACCACAGAAACAGTGACAGGTACCATCCAGAGGCGATTGCtttaagactgcaagggaagctcggcttcccctaaaatgtcaaaaaaataagtgataaaatacatactgttgtgtgtacatgtcattgaataaatatgcactacaacacgctcaacttttgttcagaatcagcttcttatcactggtaaagacacggctttcctctcaatcattcccgcagcttcacagtgctttaaacagtgtccacagagttcaatagcaaagcagcgaagtgcagcgaaacgagatgagtcattggataaatgctgggctttctcccgcccatcggacactcagcgtctctgggggtctatggggcagtggcctgtctgaggctgaatccctttttgattgacagcgaaatgagcgaatcagcgatcctttggtgtaaagatccgtgggagcacaggcggacacacttcacatgggccaaggccgtttaagcagcctagctctgctggccattgagaggacactagtcaagtccctggaaaagacgccttgttggtacgacagggtcacagatcattttcttgaaaaggaacggagggtagaatttacatataaataaaccagcacattttatgatgtaggccgcaattgagcttcccctccttgaaagaccagcatttGCCACTGCTACCatcacagagacagtgagaggtaTCACCACAGCGACAGTGAGAGGTatcaccacagagacagtgagatgtatcaccacagagacagtgagaggtaCCACCACAGCGACAGTGAGAGGTatcaccacagagacagtgagatgtatcaccacagagacagtgagaggtaTCACCACAGCGACAGTGAGAGGTatcaccacagagacagtgagatgTATCACCACAGCGACAGTGAGAGGTATCACCACAGCGACAGTGAGAGGTatcaccacagagacagtgagatgtatcaccacagagacagtgagaggtaTCACCACAGCGACAGTGAGAGGTatcaccacagagacagtgagaggtaCCACCACAGCGACAGTGAGAGGTACCACCACAGCGACAGTGAGAGGTCGCTTTTAATAGGTACAATTATGAAAGgtacacatttttaaacttaACTTAAAGATCATAAATGAACCTTAATATCATTATTTACCTTGGTGAACAGAAATTGAACTTTTTATACTTTGTTTACTTAAAATTAACTTACAGTATTATATTTCCTGAAACTAAAACTGTCAGGGAAAAGAGATCTTCTGCTCTTAATGTGACTTGGGCATTGTTTAAAGCCTTCAGAGTTATATGATAAACACAGGCTTTGTCTGACCACTGTGGTGAAGTCAGAGACAAGAAAGTACCAGCAGACGTCTTTTTTAGTAAGTGTTCCAGTGGTTTTGGCTCTTTCAGGCACTATTTGTCTTTTTCTCATACagagtggcacagtggcgctgcaggtatTGTTGTTGCCAAACAACTTCCGGATCCGTGGGGTTCTGGGTTTCATCCTTGTCCGAAATAATTCTGCGAGGAACTTGAGGTGTTCTTTCTGTgactctgtgggtttcctcctggtgattcggtttccacccacaaaccaaacacacatgggtaggtggactggctgggggaaattgtccacagatgtgagtgactgagttagtgaaactgtccaaaaatttgtgtgtgtgtgtgtgagactatgTGAGTGTGCATGTGACTGAATGAGAGTGTGAAATGATTTGTGGTGTCAATGCCTTGAACAGCGCAGATACCATTACCAAAGAATAGAGATTGTTCCAGGATTTGAAAGCACTGTTGTAAGCACCATACTCATTTGCAGTAAAAAGgtacacagtcacacaataaAGACACTCTTATGTCCAGTCAATTCATATTTATTCTGGCAGCCATTAACAATTCCAGATAATGTTTATAATCACTGCAGCTCTTGGTTTCCCCTATCCATTAATAAAAATCAGTGCAAGTGtcaaaaactaattaaaacgATGAGAGATATTCTGACTGTTACACAAAACTGTGGATTAGGGGACCTCTATGGTTAAGTCTGAAGTACTACACATAAGACTGGTTCTCCACTTGTAAGAATGGTAGATGCATGGGAAAGCAAtgatggggggaaaaaaggtcTGCCACACAGTAAGCCATGTTTTTTAAGCCACAATAGCACACTACATCACTCGGTCCATTCATCTTTGGATCTGAATTGTAtattcacccacacactttaaaaaatgcaaatcaAAACCCTTTGGTGTTCACTCAATATCTTCTACCAAAAATCATATAATAATGTGATGAGGTTCTTACCCAAGCTCCTTAAAAGAACCACTACACAGTACTATCATTATCTCTGTGTATATTAGGACTAATAATCCTTGGTCTGGGTCTTGGTCCACACAAGAAAATTTCAGTTGCTTTCCTGATCATAAAACCTCGCTCAGAGAACCTGCGGTAAATTACAAACATATGCTGAAACATTGGTATTTCATGTGTTTATAAATAGActtattattaaacattaacaaCCAATGTAGCGGATATACCTCGGATTAAAAAAAACGCAAAAAATAATGCTCATGAAAGATATTAGAAAGTATTCATCAATTCATTTTCAAGTAAAAGATCAGGATTAATATCTGACTGaagtgatattaaaaatgagTGTATGAGGAATGGGTTTGAAATGTTGAAGGTTAACCCTATGTTCACTGGGGTCACTGCCTAGCTAACGTTTAGAACGAGGGAAATCTAGGACAGaaatcaaaatgaaaacaatcacaaaaaCGTATCTTCCTGCGTAACAATGAGAAATCAAATGAAGGAGATGTTTAAAcctgattcacacacacagcatctgcACCACTCACTGCTGCCCCCTTGTGGTCATCCAGCACACACTTCTGGAGTAACCCAAGTCTTATCAACCAAAACTAAAATTGTCTGATGCTCTGAACTTGGTTCTCATCCTCCTCTGCACTGTGACAGCAGTAGTGGGCCTTCACCTCTAAGAGTAAGCCCACACTGTTATGCAAGAGTCGTCTCTCTTCAAATATAGGGCTGAACCCTAGGCATTTTATTTATAGacttaataaacaaaataaaaatattgtctACCGAATACGGACGATTTTCTGTTGCTTTTCATGAGTATTTGGTCTACGTTCTGAAATTAGATCTAAAGCTCTGGCAGTTTAATAGGATTGTTTGCTGCTCCTAcatgattttgttttaaaagtgaTTTTTGCTGTAGTCCCAACACCTAAACTGTGCTCACATACGTTTGTCATATGTGTAAGGAATTAATTTTACCATCCTCTACACCATAATTCTATTACCTGTGCAAGATTATGACTGCAAACTACAGACTCTTCACCACAGCCAGCTGTCAAGATGCTGGAGGCAGTAGCAGGACTGCTGGAGAATGGAAGTAAGCTCCCCATAACTCTGCTCTTTCCAGTTAGGAAGGAGGCGTTCATTATTAAGAGCCTGCAACTTGGGTGTCCCCTCTCGCAAGACCTGATACAGACAAGGCCACCTGCTCTGGATTCGAAGCCTGGTCCGCCGGTCTAGAGTTATCCCTCGCACAATCTTTTTGGCCCGCAGCTCTCGCAGCGCGGGCAGTTTGAGGCAAGAGAACACCAGACCGCGGCTGGGGGAGACATCAAGGAATTCCAAGGATAGGGATTCAAGAGTGTAGGAAATGCCCAGATTCCGAAGTGGCACGAGGACGTGGAGAGTAAGGGACTTGAGGTTGGGCAGTGATTTAGTCAGTGTCTGCAAGGTGCTCGGGCTCACACCTTTAAAAACCCAAAAGTACTTAAGTTCTAAGATGCGGAGGTGTTGAAACTGAGTTATTAAAGCTACAGAAGTCTCCGACCAATCAAAGTGCAGACGCATCTTGGTGATCCTGGGGCAGCTCTGGGATAGTCTGGCTAAAAGGATCTGAAAATTATTGACCTGGTCCATTTTGGTGATGTTGTCTTGGTGAGAGCTAGAGCTGGAGTGGACCCGGAGGTCCAGCGGTTCCAGCAATGTGAAAGTCCAGTTCAGGTCTAAATGACTGAGGTCCCTGCAGTGGACATtctccagcaggtgtgaaaggAGCTCTCCCCACTTATTGCACTGGTCCCCTAGATCAAAGCTCGCTTTGAGGGTCAGCAGACTGGCCCCTCTGGAAATGAGGTGGTGAGTGTAATGGTGAACCCACGACTTCCAGCGCTCAAATTCCCTGTTGGACACCAGCAGTCCTTCCTGTCCGAGATGGAACACCCCACGGCGAGAGTAGTCTGCCACTCTCCAGAGTTTTCCAGAGCGCACCAGGCGGCTCCAGCTGGAACACACGAGCGCAGAGTTACACTTATCCAGCTCGCTGAGGAACGAAAGCACATGGAGCTGACACTCGACAGGCAGCAGGTTGAAGGGGAAGTAATCTTCGTCCGTCTTCAGACGCCTTCTCGAACCGACGGGAACGAGAGGTCTCTTCCTAGGAGGCATGATCATGGGCAGTAAATGTTTAAAGCTTGGAAGAGATCATGCCTCTGGTGCACtccttcactttgacattcttCCCTCACAACTCCTAAGAGAAACAGAGCACAGATTAACATTTCATATCCAGGGTAGTGAAACTGCACTTTGAACATTTATAATCCTGCTGCAAACATATCATACAACacagtatataaaaaaacattcaaagttCATGTAAGTTTGATAACCGAGTCCAACGGCCCGTATACGGGTTGAACTTCTATATTGTTACCATCAGGTTTTAGGTTTAAAGGTTCAGTAAATGGTTTTATTGAGTTCTAACTAGAACAAATGAACTGGTAAATATAAAGAACATGATGTAAAAAGTTATTGTATCATTGGCATCTTTACAGCATCAGCAAGTGCATTTTGTGCCTGAGAAAACATGTCTGTCTTTGTTGTTATGGTTCACCCACTTGGCCACTGGAGGTCGCTTTTCCTAATGCACTAGTGCATTGGTTGATATTCATGATGCACCAGTTCTCGCAGCTAGTTAGGTGaactacaataaataataaaacaaaaacacagacaggcACTACAGAGTTATTTACTTTTCATCCTTATGGTCCTGACTATTTATATTTCAGCTGAGTGGTTATCTATTAAAGAAAGACATGGAGCCCTGCTGGTGATATCTTTTCAGAACAAAAATAAAGCATGGCAATGGCTTAATGTTTGGGAATTGCTAATT is a window from the Hoplias malabaricus isolate fHopMal1 chromosome 11, fHopMal1.hap1, whole genome shotgun sequence genome containing:
- the si:dkey-12e7.1 gene encoding uncharacterized protein si:dkey-12e7.1; the protein is MIMPPRKRPLVPVGSRRRLKTDEDYFPFNLLPVECQLHVLSFLSELDKCNSALVCSSWSRLVRSGKLWRVADYSRRGVFHLGQEGLLVSNREFERWKSWVHHYTHHLISRGASLLTLKASFDLGDQCNKWGELLSHLLENVHCRDLSHLDLNWTFTLLEPLDLRVHSSSSSHQDNITKMDQVNNFQILLARLSQSCPRITKMRLHFDWSETSVALITQFQHLRILELKYFWVFKGVSPSTLQTLTKSLPNLKSLTLHVLVPLRNLGISYTLESLSLEFLDVSPSRGLVFSCLKLPALRELRAKKIVRGITLDRRTRLRIQSRWPCLYQVLREGTPKLQALNNERLLPNWKEQSYGELTSILQQSCYCLQHLDSWLW
- the LOC136709986 gene encoding spermatogenesis-associated protein 31H1-like, which encodes MPTEISARHLSSKLFQSYTIRGLYRDSETYHHSDGERYHHSDSERYHHRDSERYHHSDGERYHHSHSERYHHSDSERYHHSDSERYHHSDSERYHHSDSESDSERYHHRDSERYHHRDSERYHHSDSERYHHRDSDRYHHRDSENYHHSNSERYHHRDSERYHHRESERYHHSDSERYHHRDSERYHHSNSERYHHRDSERYHHSDSERYHHSDSERYHHRDSERYHHRESERYHHRDSERYHHRESERYHHRDSERYHHSDSERYHHSDSERYHHSDSERYHHSDSESYHHSDSDRYHYRDSDRYHHSDSESYHHSDSDRYHYRDSERYHHSDSESYHHSDSESYHHSDRDRYHHRNSDRYHYRDSERYHHRDSERYHHSDSERYHHSDSERYHHSDSESYHHSDSDRYHHRDSESYHHSDSESYHHSDSDRYHHRNSDRYHYRDSERYHHRDSERYHHSDSERYHHSDSERYHHSDSESYHHSDSDRYHHRDSESYHHSDSESYHHSDSDRYHHRNSDRYHYRDSERYHHRDSERYHHSDSERYHHSDSERYHHSDSESYHHSDSDRYHHRDSERYHHRDSERYHHSNSESYHHRNSDRYHPEAIALRLQGKLGFP